A stretch of DNA from Danio rerio strain Tuebingen ecotype United States chromosome 10, GRCz12tu, whole genome shotgun sequence:
GCCCGATATGATGCGTCCCAATTACTACATTCCACAAAACATAACAGGCACAAATTAAGAAACTAAagaaaacattgttctgagacGTGATCATTATTTCTTCAAATAAATGCAAAGCTagcagaaacgaaaacagctggaTGGAGAATACACTATTCAACGTgctattcagtcacaagatgatgCCAAACAGTTTAAAACAGTGGAGTGACAGACCAGCATGTGGATGtgaatatccatccatccgtgaCAATCAAGATTATTCAAAGTGCCCAGATTAGCCTGTGTTATTCGTTTCAGCGATTGTTATCCTGGAATAATATACATGGgaatgttgtgactgaccaatcagaatcaagtattccagacagctgtgTAATAATGATGTATGATGTggttattattatgtaatttgtACCTTTCTATATTGATCTTGCCATTTTGAAATAGCTTCAAGTTGCTAATTTGGCAATGAATAAATAATGGCAATGACATGCATGTAACACATACATATGTAAATGTACATCTATATGCATTATTTCATAGTATTTAAGTTACTAAAGCAATTAGGAAAGGGATGCTTAAATTTATTAACACTCTCTATCACGCTCACACACATACTTACGTgctttcaaataaatattattgagtATAATTATATTCTTTCAAATAAATGTCATCTTAGTGCAATTGTTTGTGTTGTCTTTGATTTTAAAATGGGCTAGATCTAACACCATAgccaaaataactaataaaaatagCTAATTAACATGAACATGCTGGTGAATAACCAATACTGATGCTTCAAATCTGCATGAACCAAGGGTTTCCATTCCCTGGGGTTTTCATCAGTGCACCAAACACCCTTCAAAGCCAACAGAAAAAAgtgaaaagtaaaagtaaattttGGATACCCCTTTGAGCCTTCCAAAGGTTGCAACAATCATGGTTGTGAATAACCCCTGTTGGATCAAATAATTATGACAAGCCTTCTAGTAAAATAGATGTGTCTTTCTTGGTACAGGAGGCCATTCAGTTGGACGGTGAGATCCTGTTTGCTCTGCTGAAACGAGTGTCTCCTGTGGCCCATCGGCATCTGAAGAAATACAAGATTGACCCGATCCTGTACATGACAGAGTGGTTCATGTGCGCCTTCTCCAGAACGCTGCCCTGGGCCTCTGTCCTGCGCGTGTGGGACATGTTCTTCTGTGAGGGTGAGACAATACTGAAGGCCTCTTAAATATCATGTGCACATTGTCCACTGATATCTCGGCCCACCACAGAGGAAAAACAGTTTACGGCTCACTGGATTTGCACTTTCATTCTTGTGACATTTACTTTCATTGTGCAAATTAATGCCAAAGCATAATGTTTCACTTGATTACTTGTGGATATCAAGATGTCCTACTTGATGTGGGGGTTTcgtttcagttttattttcttatttcacttttttctgcctatttttgctttgatttttgtttgattttgttctgcctatttttgctttgatttttgtttgattttgttctgcctatttttgctgtaattttagtttgtttgcttttgttctGCCTATTTTTGCtttgatatttgtttttttgtttttttttctgcctattttggtttgatatttgtttgtttgcttttgttctgcgtattttgctttgatttttgtttgtttgtttttttcctaccTATTTTTGCTTAGATTTATGTTTGTTTGGCTTTACTCTGGCtgtttttgctttgatttttgtttgtttgggtttgtTCTGCCtatttttgctttgatttttgtttggttttgttttacctATTGTTGCTTagatttctgtttatttgctttGCTCTGCCtgtttttgctttgatttttgtttgtttggttttgttctgCCTATTGTTGCTTAGATTTCTGTTTGCTTGGTTTTGTTCTGCCTATTTTTGCttagatttttgtttgttttgttctgccTATTTTTGCttagatttttgtttgtttgattttgctCTGCCTATTTTTGCTTAGattattgtttgtttggttttgctctgcctatttttgttttgatttttgtttgtttggttttgttctaCCCATTGTTGCTTtgagttttgtttggttttgttgttgcttttttgtgtttgtattttttttgttttgtttgggggtggtgatgttttttgtttggttttgttccaTTGTTGcttatttttgttgattttattgttttctgtgtgtttggGGTTTTTATTTGGGTCGGTTATGTTTTCTCAGTTTTGTTAATTTGATTTTGCTTTgacatttatgttttgtttggtgTGCATGTGtggttgttttattttgtttctaattTCTTGCTTTgttgttagttttgttttgtcaGTTGTTCTTTtgaatttctatttaatttttttgtttactttgtgtgttttctttgtttactactttttattaacattaatgtgTTTATATACACTTAAATTACTATTCAGCACTGTTAATAGTGTTAATTTCTGtctatttacacacacaaacacacaattgaaacaaacaaaattagttctgtgtaataaaatgcaTATCGAATGGCAAAtagtaaagttttattttaagtcAATTAAAAATGTTATCAAATCAAATTCCGAGAAAATCTTGTAcacaagtttattattattaagatttaaaagtttaaatatgttattttctTTGTTAGCTATTAGGAAACGTTCTAAAGGCTATTTAATTGTTTGAAAAAACATCTCTACAGTATGAGTCTCCCGTACACTGTTGTAAAGTGCAAAAATTTTTAACCTGCATATACTAATACTTAGTTTAAAAgacatgtttgtgtgtgatgCAGGAGTGAAGATCATCTTCCGTGTGGGTTTGGTGCTGTTGAAGTGCATGCTGGGATCTCCAGAGAAACTGAAGGCCTGTCAGGGCCAGTATGAGACCATGGAGCTCCTCCGATCTATTGAGCCACGATACATGCAGGAGGCATTTTTAGTTCAAGAGGTAAAGCACACATAGAGATTAAAATGATCACGATATTTCCTGATGGATGACACTGGCTGAATTACTTTAGTATAATAACACTGCAACAGCTTGCCAGTGCCTGCATTTCATAAACCTAGTATTAATTAATCATGATATACTGTGCAGTATGTAGACAGCAGTAGCATGTCGCCCCCTGCTGGTTTAAACTCTCTAGTGAAAATGATACTATTTAACGTCAATGAATATtgtgaatatttttaaatgtgaagatTGCATGTTCTGCATGTCTGTGTAAAGTATGGTGGggttatatgtaatatatataggGTGCTAGTggcttttttacttttaatgtttCCAGAGCTGCTCTTTGAATCATCATATCATAGATAGAAATAAACTCAGACTTTCACTACAAACTTTAGATTAATTAGAATgtacttaaagggatatttcacgcaaaaaaaagtttatttactcactttcaagtggttttaaacctctgcaaggttttttttttccacacaaaaagaatatattttaaaaaaaatttgaaactttaaacattaaattccatagttggaaaaacagatacaatgaaagtcaatggttacaggtttttagcctTTTTTGAAATATCTATTTCTGTGTTCACCGTATTTTCCGTTTCTCTTTCTTGTTATGTAACTAAAtgataaatgttacattttgtgCCCCCATGCAAGTACCACTGTTTTCTACGAAtgaattttgtttaaataattaatccAGAAAAAATATAGGTAGCTCAGATTACCAAAGATTTCAGGAAAAGTAAaaccctttgttttgttttgctctaaaaatgtattgtttcaaGAGATTGAACTTGCTTTTTAActattaatattgtattaaacCAGTTAAACCATCCTAAATCACAGAAGTTGGAAGTGAAATAGaaattctgaaaaataaaaccGATTTCATAGGACCACTGTATTAATGTAAATTCTTAAAAGACacctattttacaatttttacaagATATACAAGAGATAAGgttttggtgtctccagaatgtgtcaagtttcagttcaaaatactcatcagataatctattatagcctccagaatctgacaCATTTGCTCTCTTGAgttcagtgtagctgtttttgtagcctgtggctttaaatgcaaattaatttCTTCTCCCCGTTCACCGTTCCCAcatgcgtcagataaacagccatCAGTGATGGAGACAGACCCCAGGAAAGCTGAAATAAAGCTAATTAGTCAATTGATTAATTATCAATTATTAATCAAATATACCAAGTAAgtatatttgatgtatttgtggagtttattcaagcctttctgaaatgatgtgtCTCAtacaaatgccatttgcagtaaACGTGTGCGCATTAACTGACACCATGTGGTTGTGGTGATTATAGCGATTAAGAATTACACTGCGATTTTACTGtccttattacaaacatgctttgttttaaagacgttttaaacttataaaacttttttttaaatcacagagAGTGTGAACAAATATTTTGAtctcagtttctttgcaaaaatgTTCTTTAGAAGTGTGTATACATGAAACATGGTGCCCGTTagtcaatttggtgggtggggtcAACCACAGTtctacgtcacgttgcggtgaGTCTCAAAATCTCTAGGATATGGGTCTTATTTTTACATCAGGAAATTTGAAAAAAAGAGACTTgagtttctatcactccaatataacagtggacacactaatgcctagttcagactgcgtgattttagccccgattttggctcgctgacaggttttgagaaatcgccgacaaatgcctgaaatcacaggcaaatcgctgcttatgcacgtgagtgacaatcacacggtatgaactttcaaagacgcgatctgagagaaccgccgatgcctgcgagatatttggcgtgctaaatatctggagctgtcagcgattcaaatcatgccgtgtgaattgagttttgactgaaaataacaccaGCGATCgccaacagccaatgagagagcagcttttacttgtgtgtgtgcgtgtgtgtatacctgctgcaggccagcgggaggctgggggagaagttaaaagcgctctttttcggtttatttggacccatgaaatggaggaaaaactagtggaggtttgacaggactcaggagcaactgtgtctgtttgacgttttatacagaaagaaattagtttattatcaatgttgaggagaaatggctaattcactttaaacccaggtgagcaaacatgtacatgttctaccccattaaaggcttctttctcattatgtagttaataacaaaagatatatacgtgtttttggctgtgagacgtagtttggacgaagttgtcggcgattcttcctatagtaaagtcatacaatgtgaatgtccctgtcgctgatccatcttgcagtgtaaaaaagcatcgacgaaacgctagcccagatagtcatgcagtgtgaaaacatctgtgacacgactactttgaaaatcatgcagtctgaactcggcattacacaGCTTACAAAAGTCGATTTTCATTAAAGTGTATCCTATAATCTGTACATGTTTAGTTACTGTAGTTAACAAATGCAACTTTATCATAAActataattaattgattaatcatAAAGAAACTCTCTTTCCTCCGCAATCCTCAGGTGATTGATTTGCCGGTGTCTGAGCGAGACATCGAGAAGGAGCATCTCTCTCAGCTGCGCCGCTGGAAAGAGACTCACGGTGAGCTGCACTGTAAATCTCCACCCAGAATGCACGGCGCCAAAGCCATCATGGCCGCCGAGCCACCCAGTCGAAAAGACCTCAAACAAAACCCCACCATCATTGTAGAGGCTGCCGAGAGCCAGACAGAGACTGGCAAAAAAGCCAAGAAGAGTAAAACGGAGAAGAGAAAAGAGACTCAGAGCTCCCCGCCACCCCTCAATCCATACCCGTTACCCAGCGACAACCATCTATCGCCCAGCGGAACACAGCCGCTGCAGAAACACGGACCCCTGCAGGCCTCAAACCAGAGCCTCAGCAGCGCAGAGCAAGACACATACCTGTAAAACACAGCTCACACACTATCACAAATCTCACCTTTTTCTTgcaattttgagtttttttttaatcatgagcttaaaaatataaaaattctgaGATAAAAACTCAGAATTACAAGAAATCAAGTCACAATTCTGAGGGGAATATAGtcaaaatgtgaaaatttaaATCGAAATAGTGACAAAtcaagtcagaattgcaagaaaaaaaaaagattttggaaaTATATCTTACGATTTCCATCCTGCCTCAGGATCTGCATCAGTGACACGACTGGACCAACACACACACCTTCATTAAGAATATTAATGAAGACGATGCTTTACAATTGTGAGGATTTCTGTGGTAAAACATATGAATTGCacttctggggtccgttcttcgtacgtggattactcagttagctggatttggatattgacgatttgacacgatccaggatcgtttcgttctttaaagctgatccgagagttgttgtcatagcaacagttctgctaggtcaaacctgatcgggagcaggttcaatttatataaacaggattagattggctcagttcaagcaaagataatacagaaagtgttcctaattctgatattttcttacagtagtagttatatacacttcggaaaatggtacatattttttaactatatatatataaagttatagttattaataaaataaataaagttatacatattaataaaacttatgcaatctgcaccctcgaaatgaaagtacaaagactgccacctggtggtgcaaagagaaaacttattgatatgaactttttagatagctttagtacaaattgtgtataataggaatgcaatgtcacttttttttaaagcaataacacatttatgcagtcataaacatgttttgacagttaatatgccagtgttttgatgcttcacaaaagttgcaaacgcctttaccaatatgaaaatgcttttgtaaacaaccagttattctttacaccgattaaaaaaacggctactataataaagaaaatcttttctaaatttagaactaaatacattgatttgcattgaaatacatgatgaatactcttgacatatgaaagtgtaaagcctgcagctcacaacaaatgtggaaggttattgcgtgtcatatttaacaagccgtttactgctaatttgatgtaattttgctcacatggataattgactattaatcagatgatgtcattacgctgctgtgccgtcagccaatcgttgcgttgctgatcatgatttcgaggatcgatagatctgtccttcacaacacacgcagcgatctcagatcagtttatccaaacattctaatctgatttgcgaacttgttcgaagaaccaaattagccagagatcagttatcaagatgaaaatatccaggatctgccaaatcatcttagatcatttaagcgaagtacgaagaacggacccctggtacAAGATTTAAgttctgacatttaaaaaaataataataataaatcaaaagaagagcatttctgctcaccaaggctgcatttgcttgatcaaaaatacagtacaaactgtaATACGGTCTCAAATTATTACCGTTTAAAAAATGATTGAAtggattaaaatgtaatttattcctctgattcaaagctgaattttcagcactGTTACTAGTCTTCAGCGTCCTTCAGAAATATGATACACTGATCTGCTGCTCAGGATACATTTTATTATCAGTGATGGAAACTGTTGGCCTACCTCATTATTTTGTGTAAACTGGGATACAGGACAGTAAATACAGTAAACCCATTTAAGCTTTTAATGTTATTAATCAAGGACACTCAAGTgtgaaaataaattatacatttataatttataaaaaattaattaaaactattatattgaaGTTTTGGATACTCAATGCGctatacacatttttgggggggaatctcctcatccaccaccagtgtgcagcatccacctggatgtcatattgcaccagactgcacaccacacaccagctcaCTGGTGGAAAGGGGACAGAGTGATAAACCCAATTATGATACGAGGAtggttgggaggccatgatggacagaggccagagggcaaatttggccatcaggggcggactggccatctggctattctggcaaatgccagaagggtccgactatttttttaaatgtgggacggtatgctatttttttaaataacgttttttttatttgtattgtttttacatccaggcagcttttatctcttgccaGATGTGGAtgttataatgatgatgatcataatagttataataataataaatgttaagcattggcccaatcggcaatagCCAACAGGTTTCAAGATGGGCcaacccaatcagaggttacgtgGATGCAATCAAAATtaggcaagaatgtcaaacaaacagtaagtgcaacacaagccgaaaagctcagagaaagccaAAAATTGCTCTAAAAATTAGACGCTGCCATATGCATAACATTAactgaaatagttttgaaagGATACTgtcaacagcaagaagg
This window harbors:
- the tbc1d10ab gene encoding TBC1 domain family member 10A is translated as MAKLHAGNGVHWKDGKSQRSTADGLAEQESSSRGSDSELNGFANTEVQPDKYGFIGGAQQTAGENSDDIPPDVLRQREAKWLDMLNNWDKWMAKKHKKVKLRCQKGIPPSLRGRAWLYLSGGKVKKEQNPGKFKELDSQPGDPKWLDVIEKDLHRQFPFHEMFVARGGHGQQDLFRVLKAYTLHRPEEGYCQAQAPIAAVLLMHMPAEDAFWGLVQICEKYLPGYYSAGLEAIQLDGEILFALLKRVSPVAHRHLKKYKIDPILYMTEWFMCAFSRTLPWASVLRVWDMFFCEGVKIIFRVGLVLLKCMLGSPEKLKACQGQYETMELLRSIEPRYMQEAFLVQEVIDLPVSERDIEKEHLSQLRRWKETHGELHCKSPPRMHGAKAIMAAEPPSRKDLKQNPTIIVEAAESQTETGKKAKKSKTEKRKETQSSPPPLNPYPLPSDNHLSPSGTQPLQKHGPLQASNQSLSSAEQDTYL